DNA from Triticum aestivum cultivar Chinese Spring chromosome 7D, IWGSC CS RefSeq v2.1, whole genome shotgun sequence:
CCTCTCCACTGCCTAAATTCTTCATGTGGTACAGTTCATCAGAGAAGGAATAACCTTGTGTGTGCATCAGTGCATATAAGTTCAGAAATGTCACATCTGAGCTGCATATCTTCCTATCCAGATTATCTTGTGCATCAAAATGAATCTGAACATCTCAAACAGCATCATCCAAACTACAAGTGACAGCACAAATTCACACTACCATGAGCAACTCACCCTAGCCCCCTGTTTTGAAATATACAGAAAGAAGGAGAGAAGAGAGGGCCTTACAGCACGCCGCCAGCTGCTCCACTGGTCCACTGATGGCTACTGCTAGGGTTGGCCACCCATATCTCTGCCAGCCTCACCCTGTCCTCCATggacagcgccgcctcctcctcgaaaTCCTCATCGTCTGCACTGGAGTAGTATGAACTGGAGCCGTCGACGTCATCCAGCCCTAAGTGGTCATCGCTCCCGAGGCCGGAAAGGTCTCCGTACCCTCCCGCACTGTCGCCGCCGCCGggagtcgccgccgccatcgcctaagaggggagagggagacgagggagaggggagaggaaacTAGGGTTCGTCCCGTACGGGTTCGCCCCGACCAAGCTACATGGTGCGACCGAGCTGGGCTGGAACGAGTGACCGAGCGGGTGCGAGCGGGCGCGCGGTGGTAGGCCACCGTGGCACCTGACACGTGGGCCCGGTCGGTCAGATACGTGGTCAATACGCGCTTATACGGCTGTCAGACCGTTTTGCAACACTTAGGCTCTGAGCTGGTACTGAACTGCAAAAAAAAGTGACTAGTGGTACTAACTCGTAACAACGTGCCGAAGTCTGGTAGTTCCTTGCTTGCCggggggtgggagggggggggggcaagccaCAGCCAATCACCACACTTACTTAACCACCTATGAAACTCGTAGTACCAGCAGGAAAAGTTGTCTGATCTCGCAATACACATAGGGCAGCCGGACAAACTCTAGATCTGGACGCGCACGTTCCTAACTGCACGGGTAAGCCACTATTCATCGCTGATCATGTCTTGTCACCAAGTACGCAGGAGCCAGCTGCACATCACGGTTCCTGTTGCCATGAAACACACATCCATGTCTTATGTCTCCCGCCAAGGTCAACTGGGCAACGGCCAAATGTACATCATGGAGTACATTTTGGCAAGTTTTAACACTATACTGTACGGAACATTTTGGCAAGTTTTGTCCTTACCAGATTTTTACCGCATAATTCTTTTTATAGCATTTTTGCCATAAAAGGCACCACAATTCGTAAAGCCACATTGGCAAATATAGGGTCACAACCTCGACCAATATAAGAACAGTCAACTTATTTAGTCTCATCGGTAAAGTAAAGGCTTTCGCCTCGCGAACGATGTAAGTTAGATGCCACTCTGGGAAAATTCGTTGCATGGTGTGAGCCAAATCACAACGCAAAAGAAAAATATTTAACAACTTAAGTATCAAGTATCAGCATTGCTCTCCGTATCTATCACGTACTCTCCCCGCTCCTGTGTCGTAGGACTTGTAGCTCGGCAGTCCACCGGGTAGGTTTGTTTATCCTTCCTTTTTCGAGTGTCTTCTTGGATAGTTATAGCGGCCCATAGGCGCAAGATGTACCTTGTGGAGGGCAGCGGTCCCCTGGACATAGCATAGTCCTTTCAGGCAGTGGCCGTTTAGTCCATGGTCCGTTGGATGGTCGGTGCAAGGCCAGAAATTGGAACACATTGATTCCGCTCGTTCCTGTCCTTCGCTTCAGGGCCTGTCCCTCGGTGTGGTCAGTACTCCATACTGTCGGGCAGCAAAGCTTACACTTGTTCACTTATTATGACGGTTCACCAGGGCCTCTTTCCTCCTCCCTTTTCTGCTCACTCGTAGGGGTCCAGACCCCCACAAAGGGGGAGGGAGTCGACTGAACATCTCAGCCATTGGCGGGAATTTCGCCTGCATCCGATCCCCAATTCTTGTTCACCCCGGATGATCGTGTTGGGTAAATTGTGACCTCGTACGATCGTATCGGGTGAGCAACAGCCGCTTCGTCACAGTACTAACTTATGGGCTAACAGGTCACACTTTGGCCAAGTATCCTACAAAGAGACTCCCGAGAGCCAAAAGTATTAAAGGAATGGCCATAGGAATGGGCGCATCATGACATCGTAATCTGTCTCGCCCGAATGAATTAGTTGGTACTAGAAATGTTAGAAATAGTAAACGAAAGAAGTAATAAGAAGTGAAAAGGACAGAGACACTTCCCAACCAGAAAGCAAAGTTCCCACTGATGGTATACTTTGTGTAAGCGAGCTCTAAGATCACATCTTTAGAATAAAATCCTGTTAGAAAAGGAAATCCAATAAGAGATAAGCTGCCCATGAGCATCATGGCATAGGTCAAAGGAAAGGAGGAGGCAAGCCCCCCCATCTTCCGCATATCTTGCTCATCCGACATGGCATGAATCACCGAACCCGCACTCAGGAAGAGTAATGCTTTGAAAAACGCGTGATTCATTAAGTGAAAGACGCTAACCGAATAGTTAGAGATGCCGCAAGCAAAGATCATATAGCCTAATTGACTGCAAGTTGAATAAGCTATGACCCTCTTTAGATCGTTCTGTAATATTCCAGTGGTTGCCGCAAGGAATGACGTCATAGCTCCTGCAAAAGTAATAACAATCAAAGCCGTAGGTGAGTATTCAAATAAAGGGGAGCACCTTGCTATCATGAAAACGCCAGCAGTGACCATAGTAGCTGCATGAATCAAAGCAGATACTGGAGTGGGACCCTCCATTGCATCGGGTAACCAAGTATGCAATCCTATCTGTGCAGATTTCCCAACAGCACCAATAAAAAGTAAAATACAAATCAGAGTTATGGCATTCAATCTCATATTGCAAAAAATCCATTCATTTCTGGGAGCACTAGCACAAGCAAAAATGGTTGAAAAGTCTACTGTTTGAAAGAGAGTAAAACAACCAAAAATCCCAAGAGCTAATCCAAAATCACCTACTCGATTGACAAGCATAGCTTTTATAGCAGCTTTATCCGCCTGAAGTCGTGTAAACCAGAAATGAATTAACAAATATGAAGCAAGACCTACTCCCTCCCATCCCAGGAATAATTGAAGAAAGTTATCTCCAGTCACCAACATTAGCATAAAAAAAGTAAAAATGGATAAATAACACATAAATCGAGGGCTATGCGGTTCCTCAGACATATATGAAATGGAATAAAGATGGACCAAGCTACTTATGAATGTAACCACAATTAACATCACTACGGTCAGGCTATCGAACACAGAGTCAAAAGTGAATTACGAGTCAGGCCAATCTGCGAATCGAGCGAGCTCCCCTTGCAATGATGTGGTGGTGAACCTCTCATTCGTCTTCAGTGCTCTCCGAACCGTGCGGGAAGGTTTCCCATCACACGGCTCACCAACTTGATCTTCTGCGGGAACCTTATGTAAGAACAGGCCTGGCAAAAGAAGTACGGTCTCGCTTTCCTTTGCCACTCAAGTGTACGGCATCTGCCGTGCTTAGGCCCCTTCTTCCCTTCCCTAATCCAAAAATGAGTCCACCGCCTGCCTGGCACTGTATGGGTATAGGTATGGCGTGCAGGCCAGCCTCCCTTGGATTTTAGGTGATTAACTACCGAAGCGAAGAAAAGGCTGGATCAAGAAAAGGGGGGTACTACGAGCCCTCTGCCCCACGCATCTAACCAGCTCGCGTGGTTCACCGGTTCCACCGACATCACCCTTAGATAGAGTTATTCAGTCGATACAGAGATGCGCTTAAAGTGGGGGGTGTGCTGTCCCTATTGGGCTGGGCCCTTCCCCATAAGGCCCCACCGTCGGGGCATAAGCGCCCTCTTGCTACCCATATGCAAGGCGCCGTCTTAGCCTTGCCTTCCCAGGATCGCTCCCACACCTATCACGTTCGTGATCGGCCTCCTCAACTGTGTATCGATCGAAAGGCAGGGCGGCAGAGCCCCCAACCGACGGGAGTAGTTACATCCAGTATGTCCCCCCTCGATTCCCGACATGCTATGATACCCCAGGGTGGGTAGGAGCGGGTCGAGTCCGTATCACCGCGGAACAACTGCAGCGTCCGGATCTGATCTATCTACTCGGCAATTCATCCGGTGACTTCACGGTCGCCAAAGAAGCCCCAAGAAGCATCAAACATTTCCGATGAGATCCATGGAGCTATTCTGAGATAGCAAGCACTAGCTCCCAGTGCGACTTCATAAAAAGCAATCAAAGATAAGATCGAAGAAAATGAAACGCACGTGGTGGTCATTATAGCGGTTCCTTCAGATCCTAGAAAACGTCCAAAAAAACCGGCTACGGAACTACCGAGCAAAGGCAAAAAGACAATAAGTAGATACATAAGATCGAGTCTCTTAAAAAAAATCAGACAATGTTCAAGCGGCCTGTCATTGAGACAAAAACGTGTTAAGCATATAAGCACTTTCGACTTGATTTGCAGTGGTCAGTTACGCAAGACGGGAAGAGATTTTCCTTCTTCAGAGTCCTTTTATCCCAATATTAAGGATAATGTGTGGGCCTTTACTGAAAGAAGATGGTTGATCCCCTTGCCGACTGATTCCATCCTCCCCCCGGTGGGTCGTCCTTTTATTCACTCTCACGAGCAAAGAAGAAGAGAGACAGCATTCAAGCCAGCAATGGACTGAGGTATGAGACGATAAAGGTAAAGAGAAGGGGCCGTCGTTGGTGCATAACAGATCTTTCCTATCTACGATCTTTCTCGGTGCATAAGCGAGGCTTCGCGGTCGAAGTACCACATAAGCAATAAAGCCAATAGACCTTGAATAGCCTGTACGAAATAACTTGTGAAGAGGATTTACTAGAGTCTAAAAATCTTGTACGCAAGTTGGCACAGCGCTTTCAATCAATCTCGCTCATCTGGTCTGCCCGGTCAAATCAGCGATCATGCCCCCCTTATTCTAGCGGAGGAAcagcttcatcagattcattcCCTTGCTAATCCGCCTTCAAGCCTTGTTCCTTCTTCCGCTTCATCTATCGTAAAATTCTATATGCCACAAATAGAAGTAGAAAGAAATCCTAGCAGTCATTGAGATTGAATCCAGAGGAAGAAGCAGCTCCCCGAAGGAATCCTTCTAACTACCACCTACCTACCTCCCGCTTTTGTTCGGACAAGGCGAGTTTCCTAAGATTCACCCACCGCGGATACACTAAGCGTTCTTCCCGTTGGTAAATCTGATTCTTGCAAATCAACATCAGACTTAGAAGCTTCATGGGGTCTGGTCTCGCCATTTGGCAATTTAAGCCAAACAAAATACAGTACAGAGGTTATAACCAATACACAAGCAGGCGTGAACCAGTCAGAAATTAGAATGGAGAAGTAGACACAGAAGAGGAGGTGTTGGGACAGTATCGATAGCCGCCTTTTCACTTATTGCTAGGAGTGATTGTGAGAGAATACATAACATAGGTGAAAGCCAAAAGGCATATATGACCCGCTCAGCCCAATGGAAGTGATTTGAAACTGACGTTTCTTTAGAATTCGATTAAGAATAAGAACATAGACCGGCTTCTAGAAAAAGAGACGTGCCCTCTTCTCTATATGTAGATTGAGCAGCAACATGCTGGTTCCTTTTGTCATAATACCTAACGGCTGTGGGCAGAATGAATGAAAAAGCAGATGAAAGACACTATACATACCAATAGAATGAGAAATATAGAATAAAGCTAGGTGACGTCACGGCATTTGAGAACCAATTGCTTCTTTTGCTTTTCACCAACCTTCATGTACAATCTTATTTCGTATTGGAGTACAGCCTATCGTAGGCCCAGCAAAGGCAAGACGGAAAGCAAGCATTAAGTGAAGAAGCAAGGTCCAAACAAAGTAGTGAAAGATTGACATTGAAAAGCTTCTCCATGTCTATATCTGTCCGATGGACCAAGTTCAAAGGAAACGGCTTCTCTACTGCATCAAAAAACCAATCCAAGCCTGAAAAGGAGAGTTGCGGTTAACGATTCCTATAAATTGAGAAAGAAGCATGTTATTCATGCCCAAGGATAACGTAGATGGAACCAGTTCTCTAACCTTCTTTTTGTAGCAGATACTGCATAAAGTTTACCTGCCTTGTAAGGCTTTTGTAGGATTAATCAAATTTTCTTTTTATCGTTCTATCTCAGAGTATCCATTCATTCGATCTTGCTATCCGCTCTCAATTGAATCCCTTCTCTGTTGTCGACAGGTGTGTCCGCATCAGGACCAGAATCACGGTCTAGTACCTCCGTACTCGAATACCTCCTACTTTATTAATTAGGAAGTGAAGTAGGGAAGTGTTTCCTATTCAAAGTACAGTGCCTTTGGTACATTGGTGCATTGGGGATTTCCAGGTAGCAAGTCGGTTGAGTGAGGGCTCCATCCATAACAGATATAGCTAGCGCACAGGATCTCCCTTCTGCGAACAAAAGGACAAAATAGCCGGGTCGGGCGTTGATTCGCCGTTGCTATCAGTCGGTCTACTCGTGCCTGCTGCTTACTTTCTCGATCGTTTATTATTCTCGAATAGAAGATGATAAGATGCATACCCCCTCCTCATTAACTATGTTACTTATTTCCTCACAGCCTCTTGATGCAAAAAACCTATTCTTTCAAGGAAAAGACCTTTATAATTCAGTGTAGTTTTTCACTGACTATTCTAGTGTAGTTTGACTCAAGTTTACGTTTTCTGAAGTCTCAGATTGCATGCATTTCTTAAACAGTATTGCACACTACTAACTAAAAAACTAGTACTTTACTGACAGGAAGTTAATAAGTATATAATATGCAAACAATCCCTCGCTTGGTAGTTTCCTTTCTTTCCTACCACGCAATCAATCTCTTGCTTACTTAAAACTCTAGTTTTGTCGGACAACCTTGCTTCTTTCTTATAGCAAAGTGCTGAATCCATAAGCTTTCGTCGGAACCTGCCACCAATCAGTCTAAATTAGTTACTTAATTCCTTAACTACCTAGCTTGCAGAGAATAAAGTAGGCTTTGGCTGAGATACGTAAAGGAGGAATAGTCAACTATACTCCGAATGTGCTTTGAGCAGACAGATATGTAGGTTGCTAGGAAGGAGGTAAGCGCTTGTCTTTCTGATGTCAAGAAGTAAGAAGAGGTAAAACTCCTAAAAAACAACTTGATCTATGTTGAAAGTTTATGTCAGCAAGCAAAGAGATTGCCTagggcaaaagaaaataaaaaagataaTAAGAAAATAAGTGTTTCAAGCCTACGCAAAAGATAGAATGTTGTATTGCCATAACGTATGTACTTAAGCGAACTAGCGAAGAAAGGCGAAGAATGGCTTTGTTCAAGCCCAAGTCAAAATCTATCTCTGATAAAGCATTCAATCTTTCATCTTTATATTCATTATCTGCAAGTTTCGAGTCCTTCTTTGACTTTCTCCTTCCGGCACTTTTTAGTCATAGTAAAGATGTGCTGTAAGGATCAAGAGTGTACCTTATTTGTTTTAAATTCTGCTTCGCTTTCATCAGCCTTATTATGGGTTTGCCTGAGGGCTGCCTTATATTCGATATACTCCCCTCCCTTTAATATTATTCTATTTAATGCAAGAGTAAGGATAGACGTCTTATTCTTCAGTGTTGAGATAGAATGACTGTAGACCCTCTTCTCTCTTTTAGTTAGCCTTACTTATTCCAATTCCTAATCTATACCATAAAGCAAAGCCCTTTTTGCGCAAGGTTCTCTCCTACGTATACAATTCTCACTGATGGGAGTAATATGCCAGTAACTATAGAAGACTTTATTATTATTCTAAATAGGCGGCAATAGGTCCATCGAGATAAAGTATGACTAATAAGTAGTAATATAGCTAGTTGCTATACATAGACTTGAAGTCAGGGCTTACTCATCCTAATCTTCTCTTTACTACTTAGTTAAGTTTAGTTAAGTTATAGGATCAGAACGAGATTTTCTTTGATTGCCGTTATAGGAAGTGAGCAAGCAAGCTAGACACGAAAACTCAGGATAGACGCGCTGCTCTTCTAGCTTTGGTTGGAAATAGAAAAGCAAGTTATAGGGCCCATGCTGCATTCCCTCAAATAGCAGTCTTTTTTTATGTCTAAAGAAAAGTTGCCTATTAATAAGCAGTCTTCCCTCTTTCATAAGGCTCTAACTTGCGTAAGGAATCAAGGAGCTACAGGAGTATACCACCGAGTACTTACTATCTTGGATAGCTTTTTGCCTTGCAAAGAGCATAGATTCAACTTCAATATATGTAGCTAACTCTCTATTGCTTTATTGCAATCCGCTCCGCGCCACTTACTCGGGACTATATAGTTCTGTCTTTAGACTTATACTCTTCCTTCTCTCGTTTACTCAGACAGATGAGACTTTCCTTCTGCTTGGCCGCCTACTGTTCTAGCTCTCCGATGTTCCTTGCCCGTAAACTACTACTGCACTTCACTTTCCTGTCTAAATGTAACCTACCTATGTCTACCACTTCCCTGGTCTCCTTCTTTTGTTTCTGGTACTCTTTTATTGCCGTTTGAAACTGCTAATTCCACCATTCGTCCCGTCATCCCTTAGTGTGTCGTTAATGCGTATATATGAAAACCTATGGGCTAAAGTAATGCCACCCAAGGAAGAGATTCCACTCCCAATGGTATCGAACAGGCTTCTATGATGGACTGAACAGAACTTTGAGGAAACTACCTAAGAAAatgaaaaatcaaaaagaaaaaatgaaaaacttTACGTTGCCGGTTTTAGCAAAACTTAGGGAGAAGACAGCGGAGGAAATTAGGTGAAGTACTCCAGATACAAAGTACGGAAAAGTATCTAGAACTTCTCCCCCTGGCCCTACTCCCCAACCTAGAGTAGCTAAGTGTGGAAGTAAAATAAACCCCTGTTCATACATGGACTTTTCTGGTACGAAATGGGCCACTTCAAATAGGTTCATTGCTCCGGCCCAGAATACGATTAATCCGGCATGGGCTACGTGAGCTCCAAGTAGTTTACCGGAAAAATTGATAAGTCTGGCATTCCCAGCCCACCAAGTAAAGCCGGTGGTTTCTTGGTCACGACCAGCTAAAACGAAAGTTCCATTAAAGAGCGTTTCCACGTGGTAGAACCTACTAAGGGAATATAATATTTTCATGAGGCTGATCCTGAGCTGCCATCCACGCACGAATACCCTCGTTTAAAAGAATCTTTTTTGTGTAGAAAGTCTAAAATGCAGGATCTTTCGCTGCACGGATTTCCTGGGAAACGAAGTCATAGGCATGTAGGTTCAGAGCCAGGCCAACTACGCCAATAGCACTCATCCATAAACCGGTGACGGGTACAAATAGCATAAAGAAATGTAGCCAACGTTTATTAGAAAAAAGCAACACCAAAGATTTGGGACCAAAAGCGGTTAGCAGTGACCATTGAATAAGTTTCTTCAGCTTGAGTTGGGTTAAACGGAAGGCACTAAAAAGAAAGAAACAGCCTTGACTTATTCCTATCTTCGGTAGACTGAACAAAAAAAAATATCGATTCGAAACCACTGTGACACAAAACACCTCTCTTCCGGGTCAAAAGATATGAAACCCAGCTCTTTTTTCAGttatttatttcatttttataTGCTATTTCTGAGTGAACTCCAAATTGGTTCATAGAGATAATACTTGGAAAAGGAAGCTCTGCTAAAAGCAAAATCGCAAATAAGTTCAAACATCAAAGGTACCTGTCTACATCTACCTACCCGAAGCTACTAAAAAATCATCAAGACTTGAAAGCGAGGAGATACCAAGTAATGTGACATGTCGATACACACAAGAAAGCGCCATCCATCCCTCGAACTGAGTGAGGTGACACCTTTTTGACTATTTCGATGTAGTGAGATTGCGATTGAACAAACAAGAGGGTCTGGTATTGGATCCACAAAAGTTCCTACGATAATGAATGGGGTCGGTTTAGTAGATCTACAACCTCACATTTTGCTATATTTCACTTGGGCGAAATGAGGCTGCTTTCGCAAAAGATACGCAGCGTAATGCCTTATCCAAATGGTATTCCTTGTCGAAACCCCGACTGGGGAGAAGCTAAAATGCTAACTATCACTATTTTTCCTACAATCTCTTGAATTGAAAAACAAACTATGGGAAATTGGGTCAGGCTGAAAGAAAGAGGGGAGAAAGTCACGCTCAGCATGGGCAACCTATGATACGTTTTCTCCATGTGAAAGAGCTCAATGAAGAGGCCACGGGACGAGCCCATTCCTGATGAGTGATTTAGAAAGGAGTGAACGAACTACAGAATGTAGTGAGCCGCCCGCGCCTTGGTGACCTAACCACTTGAAAAGCAACAATCTTTTATTTTACTTAGTCACAAGACGAGTAAGTACCATTCGAAACAAGGTACCATTCGAAACCAGAGCCGCCTGCACTTCTTAGCTTGTTCCGCCGCAGAAAAGGCTACTCACCTACGCACCCATGCAAAGAAGCAGAAAAGGCTACTGTCCCATGCAAAGAAATATATATCGATATCGGCAATGCTTCAAGAACTCAACATACATGCGCCATAGTGCCAATGATCTCCTTTACCAACTGTTCTGCCCGTTGCTAGTGTTAAGCTTCCACATTCACTCCCAGGCCGCTGATGAGACCGTCACTTTGCTATTCAATTACCTAGAAAGAAGGCGCGTGCGTCAATGTTTTGATTGAGTGAATGATCCATCAATAAGATCAAGCTGGAAGGTCTGTCTTGAGTTCAGTTTCTGTCAACGATGAAAGAAAGTAAATGAAGTTTATTCTCAAATCAAGTCAACAAGTCAATATGTAT
Protein-coding regions in this window:
- the LOC123167082 gene encoding NADH-ubiquinone oxidoreductase chain 5-like isoform X1; translated protein: MYLLIVFLPLLGSSVAGFFGRFLGSEGTAIMTTTCVSFSSILSLIAFYEVALGASACYLRIAPWISSEMFDASWGFLFDSLTVVMLIVVTFISSLVHLYSISYMSEEPHSPRFMCYLSIFTFFMLMLVTGDNFLQLFLGWEGVGLASYLLIHFWFTRLQADKAAIKAMLVNRVGDFGLALGIFGCFTLFQTVDFSTIFACASAPRNEWIFCNMRLNAITLICILLFIGAVGKSAQIGLHTWLPDAMEGPTPVSALIHAATMVTAGVFMIARCSPLFEYSPTALIVITFAGAMTSFLAATTGILQNDLKRVIAYSTCSQLGYMIFACGISNYSVSVFHLMNHAFFKALLFLSAGSVIHAMSDEQDMRKMGGLASSFPLTYAMMLMGSLSLIGFPFLTGFYSKDVILELAYTKYTISGNFAFWLGSVSVLFTSYYFFRLLFLTFLVPTNSFGRDRLRCHDAPIPMAIPLILLALGSLFVGYLAKV
- the LOC123167082 gene encoding NADH-ubiquinone oxidoreductase chain 5-like isoform X2 yields the protein MLIVVTFISSLVHLYSISYMSEEPHSPRFMCYLSIFTFFMLMLVTGDNFLQLFLGWEGVGLASYLLIHFWFTRLQADKAAIKAMLVNRVGDFGLALGIFGCFTLFQTVDFSTIFACASAPRNEWIFCNMRLNAITLICILLFIGAVGKSAQIGLHTWLPDAMEGPTPVSALIHAATMVTAGVFMIARCSPLFEYSPTALIVITFAGAMTSFLAATTGILQNDLKRVIAYSTCSQLGYMIFACGISNYSVSVFHLMNHAFFKALLFLSAGSVIHAMSDEQDMRKMGGLASSFPLTYAMMLMGSLSLIGFPFLTGFYSKDVILELAYTKYTISGNFAFWLGSVSVLFTSYYFFRLLFLTFLVPTNSFGRDRLRCHDAPIPMAIPLILLALGSLFVGYLAKV